A single window of Flavobacterium sp. 140616W15 DNA harbors:
- a CDS encoding MFS transporter, whose amino-acid sequence MKNNSKKINSTKHVLFGSLIGTTIEFFDFYIYANAAVLVFPQLFFPSSDSTMATLESLATFSIAFLSRPLGSAFFGHYGDKIGRKFTLVAALLTMGISTVAIGFLPSYASIGVAAPLLLMLCRFGQGVGLGGEWGGAVLLAIENAPPNKRAWYGMFPQLGAPIGLLLSGGTFLLLTDSMSNEDFMNYGWRIPFIASSLLVVVGFYIRTKITETPSFENSKKEQEEVKIPFLTLVKSYKNQLIFGTLAAVTTFLVFYLMTVFTLSWATSDLGYAKRDFLLIQLFSVLFFALFIPISAVVADKIGRRKILILTTGAIAVFGFFFSYFLNSGNAAMVTFFLCLGMGLMGFTYGPLGTFLSELFPTAVRYSGASLTFNMAGIIGAAFAPMIAIWLASTYNLTYVGFYLSIAAFISMLSLLVISKKEHKF is encoded by the coding sequence ATGAAAAATAATTCAAAAAAAATAAATTCTACAAAACACGTTCTTTTTGGTAGTTTAATAGGTACTACAATCGAATTTTTTGACTTTTATATTTATGCCAATGCAGCAGTCTTAGTTTTTCCGCAGTTGTTTTTTCCAAGTTCAGATTCGACTATGGCAACATTAGAGTCGTTAGCTACTTTTTCAATTGCTTTTTTATCACGCCCTTTGGGTTCAGCATTTTTCGGGCATTATGGAGATAAAATTGGACGTAAATTCACTTTAGTTGCTGCCTTGTTAACTATGGGGATTTCGACAGTAGCCATAGGTTTTTTACCAAGTTATGCCAGCATTGGTGTTGCAGCTCCTTTATTATTGATGTTATGTCGATTTGGACAAGGAGTCGGGTTGGGTGGAGAATGGGGAGGAGCAGTTTTGCTAGCAATCGAAAATGCACCACCAAATAAACGGGCTTGGTACGGGATGTTTCCGCAATTAGGTGCGCCAATTGGCTTGCTACTTTCAGGAGGTACTTTTTTATTACTTACAGATTCAATGAGTAATGAAGATTTTATGAATTATGGATGGAGAATTCCTTTTATTGCCAGTTCACTTTTGGTAGTAGTTGGGTTTTATATCCGAACTAAAATTACAGAAACACCTTCTTTTGAAAATTCTAAAAAGGAACAAGAAGAAGTGAAAATTCCATTTTTAACTTTGGTTAAGTCGTATAAAAATCAATTGATTTTTGGAACACTCGCAGCCGTAACAACCTTCTTGGTGTTTTATTTAATGACTGTGTTTACATTGAGTTGGGCAACTTCTGATTTGGGTTATGCAAAAAGAGATTTCTTATTGATTCAGTTGTTTTCAGTATTGTTTTTTGCTTTATTTATCCCTATTTCCGCTGTAGTAGCAGATAAAATAGGACGCCGTAAAATATTAATTTTAACTACGGGAGCTATTGCTGTTTTTGGTTTTTTCTTTTCCTATTTTCTAAATTCAGGAAATGCAGCGATGGTTACTTTCTTTTTATGTCTTGGAATGGGCTTGATGGGCTTTACTTACGGTCCTTTAGGAACCTTTCTGTCTGAATTGTTTCCCACTGCCGTTCGTTATTCAGGAGCTTCATTAACCTTTAATATGGCAGGAATCATCGGTGCAGCATTTGCCCCAATGATTGCGATTTGGCTAGCAAGTACGTATAATTTAACCTACGTAGGTTTCTATCTTAGTATTGCAGCTTTTATTTCGATGTTGTCATTATTAGTAATTAGTAAAAAAGAACATAAGTTTTAA
- a CDS encoding T9SS type B sorting domain-containing protein, with amino-acid sequence MKRILLFLFLSFSFTIHSQCFECNKNIGNWTDDSAMDIEKTIDGIVYLIDSGGFTSSIINKYDFNCNLIWSKTFGYNNIAVKAVSSDELGNIYILIYNFESLNGGLGPFNYNGFIMSPGLNFFKLNSLGTIIWSKSIVSLNGIGHDMQNIFFHNNELYITGTFNTDIIFTSSKSFNLPYTYHSKAFIAKYDTNGNFMDAISHGNGDDIFKYSEIDNQGNIYLTRSHYNAQNSNIDKFNSSLQLNWSKILSSNTNSNAFGIYVPTGIHFNAENNKLYIWGKISLTTNILGNIYFVSSRNDEFQSVLTEFNTANGNLENIKRFDNSSSYIISSSGAVQYGRSAYMTEKNGYLYILTSFRGTMVFPNGIATSTKYYNNIHSSEDLILFKMKLSDFSSEFMFQSNGVPNLSYFVTNLPGNLFFNGDNLYLTSTFGSNPMKLNGAIINNNSGNNDPDAMLYKFNINSTTSDNGEILAENTCFNTPTNFTVRGTFDSILWDFDDPNSTVNNTSNINNPQHQFTTQGIYNISAVVKCGSESQTIQKKITITKTPINTSLNPKYACESNSGSGISNSFDTSDISTTIIGNQTNLIVEYRDSNGTLLPSPLPNPFTNTIKNEETIKVKSYFKNNPFCFVETDLKLYTTPKPIKPTITSPQTFCIQENATLNNIQITGQNIKWYHAQIGGTLLTNTTLLQDGKTYYASQTINECESERVAITIKIQDTPSPSGDANQPFCTGLNPTLDNIIVTGENIKWYNALTNGISLANNTSLQNGTTYYASQTLNNCESKRLAVTVSIQNTPAIPTGDTNQKFCKSENATLNNINIIEQNLRWYDSNLSASSLPNNTLLQNNTTYYVSQVVGCESERLAVLVNVYDTAIPNANTQQTFCIDQYATIADINITGNSIIWYDAQTMGTILANTTILENKIYYATQTINGCESERLAVNVKIQDTQPPILNGNQSFCAQQNATISDIKINGQNIKWYDSFTTGTDLSESTPLENGIIYYASQTINGCESERSSITINILEPTTTECINYVDELPFPKFFTPNNDGYNDTWTIDFRYLKPNTRIQIFNRYGKLIKELATNTSWDGTYIGQNQPSSDYWFVVTRLNGAEFKSHFSLKR; translated from the coding sequence ATGAAGCGAATTTTACTTTTTTTATTTCTTAGTTTTTCATTTACAATCCATAGTCAATGCTTTGAATGTAATAAAAACATAGGAAACTGGACAGATGATTCAGCTATGGATATTGAAAAAACTATTGATGGAATTGTCTATTTAATAGATTCTGGTGGCTTTACATCATCAATAATTAATAAATACGATTTTAATTGTAATCTTATTTGGTCTAAAACCTTTGGCTATAATAATATTGCTGTTAAAGCTGTATCAAGTGACGAATTGGGTAATATTTACATTTTAATTTACAATTTTGAAAGTCTTAATGGAGGTCTTGGTCCGTTTAATTATAATGGTTTTATAATGTCACCTGGTTTAAATTTTTTCAAATTAAATTCATTAGGTACAATTATATGGTCTAAAAGTATTGTTAGCCTAAATGGAATAGGACACGACATGCAAAATATATTTTTTCACAATAATGAATTATATATCACAGGTACATTTAATACAGATATAATTTTCACAAGTAGTAAGTCTTTTAATTTGCCATATACATATCACTCAAAAGCATTTATAGCCAAATACGATACTAATGGAAATTTCATGGATGCTATTAGCCATGGAAATGGAGATGATATTTTTAAATATTCAGAAATAGATAATCAAGGAAATATTTATCTAACTCGATCACATTATAATGCTCAAAATTCAAATATCGATAAATTTAATTCTTCTTTACAATTAAATTGGTCAAAAATTTTATCAAGCAATACAAACAGTAACGCATTCGGAATTTATGTTCCCACTGGAATACATTTTAATGCTGAAAACAATAAACTTTACATTTGGGGAAAAATAAGTTTAACTACAAACATATTAGGAAATATTTATTTTGTGAGTTCAAGAAATGATGAATTTCAAAGTGTTCTAACTGAATTCAACACCGCTAATGGAAATTTAGAAAACATTAAACGATTTGACAATTCATCATCGTACATCATTTCTTCATCTGGTGCAGTTCAATATGGAAGATCTGCATATATGACTGAAAAAAATGGGTACTTGTATATTTTAACTAGCTTCAGAGGTACAATGGTTTTCCCTAATGGGATCGCAACCAGTACAAAATATTATAACAACATTCATTCATCTGAAGACTTAATTCTATTCAAAATGAAGTTATCGGACTTTAGTAGTGAATTTATGTTTCAGTCTAATGGAGTACCTAATTTGAGTTACTTTGTCACTAATCTCCCTGGGAATTTATTTTTTAATGGGGATAATTTATATTTAACTTCTACTTTTGGTAGCAATCCGATGAAACTTAATGGGGCAATTATTAACAACAACAGTGGTAATAATGACCCTGATGCAATGCTCTATAAATTTAATATAAACTCAACAACATCTGATAATGGAGAAATACTAGCAGAAAACACTTGCTTTAATACTCCTACAAACTTCACTGTAAGAGGAACATTTGATTCTATTCTTTGGGATTTTGATGACCCAAATTCTACTGTGAACAATACGTCTAACATAAATAATCCTCAACATCAATTTACCACACAGGGAATCTATAATATTTCTGCAGTGGTAAAATGTGGAAGTGAATCTCAAACGATACAAAAAAAGATAACAATTACTAAAACTCCTATTAACACTTCCTTAAACCCTAAGTATGCATGTGAATCGAATTCTGGTTCTGGTATTTCTAATTCATTTGATACTTCAGACATTAGTACTACTATTATTGGTAACCAAACTAATTTGATAGTTGAGTATAGAGATTCAAATGGAACATTATTACCAAGTCCTTTACCAAACCCATTTACAAATACAATTAAAAATGAAGAGACAATAAAAGTAAAAAGCTATTTCAAAAACAATCCTTTTTGTTTCGTTGAAACTGATTTAAAACTCTACACTACCCCTAAACCTATAAAACCAACAATAACTTCTCCTCAAACTTTCTGCATCCAAGAAAATGCAACTTTAAACAATATTCAAATTACAGGTCAAAACATAAAATGGTATCATGCCCAAATCGGTGGAACACTTTTAACAAACACAACTTTGCTTCAAGATGGTAAGACTTATTATGCCTCACAAACAATAAATGAATGTGAGAGTGAAAGAGTGGCTATTACTATAAAAATTCAAGATACTCCTTCTCCATCTGGTGATGCAAATCAACCATTTTGTACAGGTCTAAATCCAACTTTGGATAATATTATAGTTACAGGAGAAAATATAAAATGGTATAATGCACTAACCAATGGAATTAGCTTAGCAAATAACACCAGCCTTCAAAATGGAACTACATATTATGCTTCGCAAACTCTTAATAATTGCGAAAGCAAGAGATTAGCAGTTACAGTTTCTATTCAAAATACACCTGCTATTCCTACTGGAGATACAAATCAGAAATTTTGCAAAAGCGAAAATGCAACTTTAAACAACATTAATATTATTGAACAGAATTTGAGGTGGTATGATTCTAACCTCTCTGCATCTTCATTACCAAACAACACTTTATTACAAAACAACACCACCTATTATGTATCACAAGTTGTTGGTTGCGAAAGTGAAAGGCTCGCTGTTTTAGTAAATGTATACGATACTGCTATACCAAATGCAAATACTCAACAAACTTTTTGTATTGACCAATATGCAACTATCGCTGATATAAATATTACGGGAAACTCAATTATATGGTATGATGCTCAAACCATGGGTACTATTTTAGCAAATACAACAATACTAGAGAATAAAATTTATTACGCTACACAAACAATAAATGGTTGCGAAAGCGAAAGACTTGCAGTAAATGTAAAAATTCAAGATACTCAACCTCCAATTCTTAATGGGAATCAAAGTTTTTGTGCACAGCAAAATGCTACAATTAGCGATATAAAAATAAATGGTCAAAACATAAAGTGGTACGATTCGTTTACAACTGGAACAGATTTATCGGAATCAACTCCATTAGAAAATGGAATCATTTATTATGCCTCCCAAACAATTAATGGATGCGAAAGCGAAAGATCTTCAATAACAATTAATATCCTCGAACCGACCACCACAGAGTGCATTAATTATGTCGACGAACTTCCTTTTCCAAAATTTTTCACTCCAAATAATGATGGTTACAACGATACTTGGACAATTGATTTTCGCTATTTAAAGCCAAATACGAGAATACAAATTTTTAACCGTTATGGAAAACTCATTAAAGAATTAGCAACTAATACTTCGTGGGATGGAACATACATTGGTCAAAATCAACCTTCATCAGACTATTGGTTTGTAGTTACTCGTTTAAACGGAGCCGAATTCAAAAGCCACTTTAGCTTAAAACGATAA
- a CDS encoding radical SAM protein, with translation MKTKLFVITPPFTQLNTPYPATAYIKGFLNTKNIESVQADLGIEVILELFSKKGLQDLFEFCSASLASSLGPSSKLEVSENTISDNSKRIFALQEEYLKTIDAVIAFLQGKNPTLALQICQEDFLPEASRFAQLEELDWAFGTMGTQDKAKHLATLYLEDISDFIVECIDENFGFSRYAERLGRSANSFDELYQALQQEPTYIDQVLISILKERIESVKPTLFLISVPFPGNLYSAFRSAQWVKKNHPEIKISMGGGFPNTELRSLSDQRVFEFFDFITLDDGEVPIEELISSIENPEINSYKRTFLLENGEVVYKNNSLKQDYKQSQVGTPDYSDLLLDKYISVIEIVNPMHRMWSDGRWNKLTMAHGCYWGKCTFCDISLDYIKVYEPVAASLLCDRMEDMMEQTGQNGFHYVDEAAPPALMRALALEILRRKLAVTWWTNIRFEKSFSADLCLLLKASGCIAVSGGLEVASDRLLKLIDKGVTVEQVAKVTRNFTEAGIMVHAYLMYGYPTQTVQETVDSLEMVRQLFEAGVLQSGFWHQFAMTAHSPVGMYPEKFGVKKATETIGTFANNDIDYTDSTGINHDKFSFGLKKSLFNFMHGICFDYELQDWFDFKIPKTKIGSDFIYDALQESEDFNIKPTAKIVWLGGKPFVESFTKSKKGNSWEMLTLTFHDKKESFSIQTNKNEGEWLVEMLQKISVAKTKTYTFQEIKADFETSFEDFELFWYSKPVNTLREFGLLVL, from the coding sequence TTGAAAACGAAGCTTTTTGTAATTACACCTCCATTTACCCAACTGAATACGCCGTATCCAGCAACTGCTTATATCAAGGGGTTTCTGAATACTAAAAACATTGAATCTGTTCAGGCAGATTTGGGTATAGAAGTAATTTTAGAATTGTTTTCGAAGAAAGGATTACAAGATTTGTTTGAGTTTTGCTCCGCCAGTTTGGCTTCCAGCCTCGGGCCAAGTTCAAAATTAGAAGTTTCAGAGAATACAATTTCAGATAATTCTAAACGTATTTTTGCATTACAAGAGGAATATCTTAAAACTATTGATGCTGTAATTGCCTTTTTACAAGGAAAGAATCCAACATTGGCATTACAAATTTGTCAAGAAGATTTCTTGCCAGAGGCTTCTCGTTTTGCACAATTAGAAGAACTTGACTGGGCTTTTGGAACAATGGGAACACAGGACAAAGCGAAACATTTAGCAACCTTATATCTAGAAGATATTTCGGATTTTATTGTAGAATGTATCGATGAGAATTTTGGTTTCAGTCGCTATGCAGAACGTTTAGGACGAAGTGCCAATTCTTTTGACGAACTGTATCAAGCTTTACAACAAGAACCTACTTATATTGATCAGGTTTTAATTTCGATTTTAAAAGAGCGAATAGAATCGGTAAAACCAACGTTGTTCTTAATATCAGTCCCATTTCCTGGAAATTTATACAGCGCATTTAGATCGGCACAATGGGTAAAAAAGAATCATCCTGAAATTAAAATTTCAATGGGAGGAGGTTTTCCAAATACCGAATTGCGTTCACTTTCAGATCAACGTGTTTTTGAGTTTTTCGATTTTATTACTTTAGATGATGGAGAAGTGCCAATTGAAGAATTAATTTCGAGTATCGAAAATCCTGAGATTAATTCGTATAAACGAACTTTTCTGTTAGAAAATGGGGAAGTAGTTTATAAAAATAATTCGCTTAAACAAGATTATAAGCAATCTCAAGTTGGAACACCAGATTATTCCGATTTGCTTTTGGATAAATATATTTCGGTTATAGAAATTGTAAATCCAATGCACAGAATGTGGAGTGATGGACGCTGGAATAAACTTACCATGGCGCATGGTTGTTATTGGGGGAAATGTACATTTTGTGATATTTCATTAGATTACATAAAGGTTTATGAACCTGTTGCGGCAAGTTTGTTATGTGATCGAATGGAAGACATGATGGAACAAACGGGACAAAATGGTTTTCATTATGTAGATGAAGCTGCTCCGCCAGCACTTATGCGTGCTTTGGCACTCGAAATCCTTCGACGAAAGTTGGCAGTAACTTGGTGGACAAATATTCGTTTTGAAAAAAGTTTTTCAGCCGATTTATGTTTGTTGTTAAAAGCTTCGGGCTGTATTGCCGTTTCAGGAGGTTTAGAAGTTGCTTCGGATAGATTATTAAAACTTATAGATAAAGGGGTAACAGTAGAGCAAGTTGCAAAAGTGACACGTAATTTTACAGAAGCAGGAATTATGGTTCATGCGTATTTAATGTATGGATATCCAACACAAACGGTTCAGGAAACCGTTGATAGTCTTGAAATGGTGCGCCAGTTATTTGAAGCAGGTGTTTTACAATCAGGATTTTGGCATCAGTTTGCTATGACAGCACATAGTCCAGTAGGAATGTACCCTGAAAAATTTGGTGTAAAAAAAGCAACAGAAACCATTGGAACTTTTGCAAATAATGACATCGATTATACTGATTCTACTGGAATCAATCATGATAAATTTAGTTTCGGGTTAAAGAAATCATTATTTAATTTCATGCATGGAATTTGTTTTGATTATGAGCTTCAAGACTGGTTTGATTTTAAAATTCCAAAAACTAAAATTGGATCTGATTTTATTTATGATGCATTACAGGAATCAGAAGATTTTAATATAAAACCTACTGCCAAGATTGTTTGGTTAGGAGGGAAGCCTTTTGTAGAATCTTTTACAAAATCAAAAAAAGGGAATTCTTGGGAAATGCTAACGCTTACTTTTCATGATAAAAAAGAAAGCTTTAGTATTCAGACAAATAAAAACGAAGGAGAATGGTTAGTAGAAATGCTACAGAAAATTTCGGTTGCAAAAACTAAAACTTATACATTTCAGGAAATCAAAGCTGATTTTGAAACTAGTTTTGAAGACTTCGAATTATTTTGGTATTCTAAACCTGTGAATACATTAAGAGAGTTTGGATTATTGGTTCTATAG
- a CDS encoding MBL fold metallo-hydrolase, with amino-acid sequence MRLHHLRNATLVIETEKHVILVDPMLGKRKTIAPFSIFRYKPKRNPLTYLPKNSRDILSKVTHCIITHLHPDHLDKAGEVFLRRKSIPVICNSKDKNALIKRSLTVIQTLDYWKPQDFLDGKIMGIPAVHGYGFIAKLMGNVMGFYIELLNEKSIYISSDTILTEDVEKVLTELKPDIATIACGTARLDFGQPLLMRINDIIKFIALAPGKVFANHLEALNHCPTTRTELKAALTANNLLSKTSIPNDGEYVEYL; translated from the coding sequence ATGAGATTGCATCATTTACGTAATGCCACTTTAGTAATTGAAACAGAAAAACATGTCATTTTGGTTGACCCAATGTTAGGTAAAAGGAAGACCATTGCTCCTTTTAGTATTTTTCGTTACAAACCTAAAAGAAATCCACTTACCTATCTGCCAAAAAATAGCAGAGATATTCTAAGTAAAGTCACACATTGCATCATCACCCATTTACACCCAGATCATCTAGATAAAGCTGGCGAGGTTTTTTTAAGAAGAAAATCGATTCCTGTTATTTGCAATAGCAAAGATAAAAATGCCCTTATTAAAAGAAGCTTAACCGTTATCCAAACTCTGGACTATTGGAAGCCACAAGATTTTTTAGACGGAAAAATAATGGGCATACCCGCTGTTCATGGGTATGGTTTTATTGCAAAACTAATGGGAAATGTAATGGGGTTTTATATCGAACTACTTAATGAAAAATCAATTTATATTAGTTCTGACACCATTCTTACCGAAGATGTAGAAAAAGTATTAACCGAACTCAAACCTGATATCGCAACTATTGCCTGCGGTACTGCAAGATTAGATTTTGGACAGCCATTGTTGATGAGAATAAATGATATTATAAAATTTATTGCACTTGCACCTGGCAAGGTATTCGCAAATCATTTAGAGGCTTTAAATCATTGTCCAACAACCAGAACAGAATTAAAAGCCGCATTAACCGCAAATAATCTTTTGTCAAAAACTTCAATTCCAAATGATGGTGAATATGTTGAGTATCTATAG
- a CDS encoding response regulator transcription factor — MSIFKILYTEDDETLGFLTKDNLEQNNYEVTHCCDGQLGWEAFNKGNFDICILDIMMPKIDGFELATEIRKNNSDIPIIFLSAKTLKEDRIKGLRLGADDYLVKPFSIEELLLKIEIFLKRSQKNDSIDKSIYKIGKYHFDTKNFVLYNENEKIGLTQREAELLKLFLDNKNSVLKREQILTSLWGDDDYFMGRSLDVFISRLRKILVNEQGISIENLHGIGFRFTI, encoded by the coding sequence ATGAGTATTTTCAAAATTCTTTACACCGAAGATGATGAAACCTTAGGGTTTCTTACCAAAGACAATTTGGAACAAAACAATTACGAAGTAACACATTGTTGCGATGGACAATTGGGTTGGGAAGCTTTTAATAAGGGTAATTTTGATATTTGTATTTTGGATATTATGATGCCAAAAATAGATGGTTTTGAACTCGCAACCGAAATAAGAAAAAACAACTCCGATATTCCTATTATTTTCCTTTCAGCTAAAACACTAAAAGAAGACAGAATAAAAGGACTGCGTTTGGGTGCCGATGATTATCTCGTAAAACCTTTTAGTATTGAAGAATTACTTCTAAAAATTGAAATCTTCTTAAAGCGTTCGCAAAAAAATGATTCTATAGATAAATCTATCTATAAAATTGGAAAATACCATTTTGATACTAAAAACTTTGTCCTTTATAATGAAAATGAAAAAATTGGCCTTACACAACGTGAAGCTGAATTATTAAAATTATTTCTTGACAATAAAAATTCCGTTTTAAAAAGAGAGCAGATTCTAACTTCACTTTGGGGAGATGATGATTACTTTATGGGACGAAGTTTGGATGTTTTCATTTCGCGTTTACGTAAAATTTTAGTAAACGAACAGGGGATTTCTATAGAAAACCTACACGGAATTGGTTTCCGATTTACCATCTAA